One genomic region from Euzebya tangerina encodes:
- a CDS encoding SDR family NAD(P)-dependent oxidoreductase — MTTSDTPDPALPSFDLAGRVALVTGASRGIGRGLIDALAQAGATVAAACRNPDDLADAGPGILPYALDVTDTDQITATVNEIVADHGQLDILVANAGLGDNHPAVDVTPEDWDRMMAVNLKGLFFTCQAAGRVMLQQGHGRVIAMSSQASVVGIPDHAVYAASKGGVNQLVRVLALEWGPHGVTVNGVAPTFIRTPGTAERLDDPAFNASVVDRIPVGHVGSISDVAGAVVYLASDAGRMVNGSILMVDGGWTAR; from the coding sequence ATGACCACTTCTGACACCCCCGATCCCGCCCTCCCCTCCTTCGACCTCGCCGGTCGTGTGGCGCTGGTGACCGGCGCCAGCCGTGGGATCGGCCGGGGACTGATCGACGCGCTGGCCCAGGCCGGGGCCACGGTGGCCGCCGCATGTCGGAACCCCGACGACCTGGCTGACGCCGGACCGGGCATCCTCCCCTACGCGCTGGACGTCACCGACACCGACCAGATCACGGCAACCGTCAACGAGATCGTGGCCGACCACGGGCAGCTCGACATCCTCGTGGCCAACGCTGGTCTGGGCGACAACCACCCGGCGGTCGACGTCACCCCGGAGGACTGGGACCGGATGATGGCGGTCAACCTCAAGGGCCTGTTCTTCACCTGCCAGGCAGCCGGCCGGGTGATGCTCCAGCAGGGCCACGGACGGGTGATCGCGATGAGCTCCCAGGCCTCGGTCGTCGGGATACCCGACCACGCGGTGTACGCCGCCTCCAAGGGCGGGGTCAACCAGCTCGTCCGGGTCCTGGCGCTGGAGTGGGGCCCTCACGGCGTGACCGTCAACGGCGTCGCCCCGACCTTCATCCGGACCCCGGGCACGGCCGAGCGGCTGGACGACCCGGCCTTCAACGCCTCCGTCGTGGACCGGATCCCGGTCGGCCACGTCGGCTCGATCAGCGACGTGGCCGGGGCGGTGGTCTACCTCGCCTCCGACGCCGGCCGCATGGTGAACGGCTCGATCCTGATGGTCGACGGCGGCTGGACCGCGCGGTAG